The region ATCGTCGGATTTCTCGCGTTCGTCGAGTTCACCAGCGGCGTGCTGCAGGGCTACTACACGCCCATGCTCACCGATATCGCGCGTCATCTGGGCATTCATGACGCCGACGTGAACTGGCTCGAGGGCGCGCAGCTGATGCTGTCGGCGCTGGTCGTACCGGCCTTCGCGAAGCTCGGCGACATGGTCGGGCACAGGCGCATGCTGCTGATCGCGACGGCCCTCACGGCGGGGGCTGCGCTGGTTCTGCCCTTCACCGACTCGTTCCTCGTGTTCCTCGTCGGGTGGGCACTGATGGGCTTCTACGTGGTGTGGCTGCCGCTCGAGATCGCGTTGATCTGGTCTCGCACGAGGCCCCGGAATGAGCGTGCGATCGTCGTGGCCCGCGCCGCCGGGCTGCTGGTGGCGGCGCTCGAGGGCGGAGCGATCATCGGAGCGCTTGCCGGCGGTGCGCTGGTCGACCGGCTGCCGCTGCAGGTCGTGCTCCTGATCCCCGCAGTGATGATCATCGCCTGCTTCTTCGTGATCCTGTTCGGGGTCGAGGAGTCGCCGGAGCTCACCGGCGGGCGCCTCGACGTCGTCGGGCTGTCTCTGATCGCGATCGCGCTGCTCGCATTCACCGGCGGACTCGGACTGCTGCGTCTGCCCGGCGGGGTGACGAGCTGGTGGTCATGGGCGGTGCTGGTGCTCGGCATCGCGCTGATCGTCCCCTTCGTCCGCTGGGAGCTGCGCCATGACGACCCCGTGATCGAGGTGCGGATGTTCCGTTCACCGGCGCTTCGACCGGTCTTCGTCACCGCCGCTCTGTTCGGGGTCAGCATGCTCGGGGCGCAGGCGCCGCTCGCCACCTTCGCCCGCACCGATCCCGTCGCGAACGGCTACGGACTGGGGACGACCGGATTCACGACGTCGGTGATCATCGGCATCTATCTCGTGGGCATGATCACCGGCGCGCTCACGTACCCGGTGGTGGCCCGCCGCCTGTCGCCGCGGGTGGCGCTGATCGCCGCGTGCGTCTTCATCGGCATCGGCTTCCTGCTGTTCCTGCCGCTGCACTCCGCGTACCTGCAGGTCGTCGTCAACATGACTGTCGTGGGCATCGGATCGGGCGCGCTCATCGCGGCGCTGCCTGTGGCCGCGGCATCCGCTGCACGCTCGACGCAGACCGGGGTCGCGACGGGACTGAACAACACGTCGAAGACTCTCGGGGGCGCGATTGCGTCGTGCATCTTCGGCATTGCGCTGCTGAACGGTGTGACGGTAGGCGGTTCGGGCTCGACGGCCGGATCGCTGACGGGGTACATGACCGTGTGGATCGTGTGCGGCGTGACCGCACTGGCCGCAGCGCTGGTGCTGTTCTTCGTACCGAAGCACACCTTCACCGACCCGGCGGCTGTTCGGGAGCCCGCGGGCTGACCGGTCATCAACGGCCGATCAGCGGATGCCGTTCGCGCTGAGCTGTGCATCGAGCGCGGCGAGGGCCTCGGGCGCGGTCAGACCCGCACTCAGCACGGTGAGGCCGAGCCCCTCGGCGGTCGCGAGCAGGCCGACCGCGCGGATCGATGCTGTCGCCTCATCGACCTCTGTCGCCTTCGCGATCAGGTCTGCGAGCCAGGTCCGCAACTGCGCATCGCCCTGCTGCAGCGAGCGCGAGAGGTCGTCGCGGGTGGCCGCGTACGCCTGGAACTGCAGGCCGATCCTGCCGTCGTGCAGTTCGTCCTGGCTCTGCGAAATGAAGTTGGCGAGCACCGCGCGCACGACGGCGCCCGGTGAGGGCGAGTCTCCGAGTGCGGCGACTGATGTCCCTATCCGCTGCTCGTAGCGGGCGCTGGCTGATGTCATGGCGAACGCCATGAGGTCGTCCTTCGAGGTGAAGTAGTGCTGCACCATCCCGGCGGTGACCTGCGCTTCGGCGGCGACCTGCCGCAGACTCACGCCGCCGACGCCGTCGCGGACGATCACGCGGAACAGGGCATCGATGATGAGCGCGCGTCGCTCGGCATGGTCGACGATCTTCGGCATGCCGCCATGGTTTCACATTGCAGTCGTATTGACAACGCGACGGCGCCCTGGTTGCATTGCAGGTGTAATGCAACCGCGGGAGGAGCGTCATGACCCAGGGATCCGCCGTCCGGACCGCCGAACCGCGTCGTATCGGTCCAGAACTGCACGGCGCAGATCGGCTGCGGTACAGCGTTCGTCGCGCTACTGCCATGGAGGCTGCCGGCTGGCGCAGCATCGGCCGGGCCCTCGCCGGCCGCCCTCGCGTGCCGCGGGGTGCGTCGGCATTCACCTATGATCGTCCGGTCCGCACGATCCTCGTCGTCTTCCTCGTGCTGTCCGCCATCGAGATCCCGATCATCGACCTGGTCGTGCACGGCATCCCGTGGCTGCGATGGCCGCTCATGGCGCTGGGGGTGTGGGGCGTGCTGACGATGCTCGGGATGCTGCTGGGGTACCTGACCCGACCGCACGCGGTCGGACCGGATGGCATCCGCGTGCGGCACGGGGGCGAGGTCGACATCGACCTGGCGTGGAACGACGTCGCCTCGGTCGAGCACCGACGGCACGCGCTCAGCGGCGCGCCCGCGCTGAGCCTCACCGGACACGGCGACGATCAGGTGCTCAATCAGGTCGTGCAGGATGGAGCCGACATCCTGGTCACCCTCGAGCGACCCACCCGGCTGCGCCTGCCGCAGGGCGACGTCACCGTCTCAGCCGTGCGGATGTCGGTCGACGAGCCCGCGGCGTTCCTCGACTCCGTGCGCACTCACATCCCGTGAGAGTCGGTGCGGTCGATCAGGCCTGACGCGGCGGGTTGTGCATGATCTCGAGCCGGATGCCGTTGGCGTCCTCGACGAAGCTCGCGTAGTACCTGTCGCTGAAGCGCGGGTAGTCCTTCGGCGCGCGCACCTCGTTCCAACCCGCGCTCATCGCGATCGCGTGGATGCGGTCGACCTCTTCACGCGAGTCGACCGCGAAGGCGAGGTGCTGCAAGCCGACGCGGCCGTGCACGTGAGGTCCCGTGCCCTTCTCCCGTGCCGTGTACAGCAGGATCTCTGGCTCGCCCTCGAGCACCCAGTACGCGTGATCGTCGGCATTGTGGGCCCTGGTGTAGCCCAGCGCCTCGAGGACCGGATGGAACTGCGCGGATGCCGAGGACACGTCGTCGACGGTGATGCCGAGGTGATCGAAAGTCGCCATGCCCCCAGTCTGGCCGATCCGTCAACGAGCAGTCACGGCAGACTGGGGCGATGACCGCCGTCTCGCCGCGGTCGTCGACTGACCCTGCTTCAGGACGAGGCGTCGATCGACACCATCCAGGCCACGCCGAAGCGGTCGACGAGCATTCCGAAGTCTCCGCCCCACGGAGCCGGAGCCAGCGGAATGGTGGCCGTACCGCCGTCGAGCAGTCCGTCCCAGATCGCGCGCAGCCGCTCGGCCTCGCTGCCGCCGACCGAGATCGAGAGGCCGCGAGGCGCCTGGAACTCCATGCTCGACGGCGTGTCCGATGCCATCAGCACCATTCCGTCTTCGGTGGTGAGCTGGCCGTGCATGACGAGCTCGCTCTCGTTCGGCTCGTAGCCCATCTCGGGCATCGACCCGAAGGTCATGATCTGCAGGTCGCCGCCGAGCACCTCGTGATAGTGCTCCAGCGCCTCGCGGGCGTTGTCCCGAAAGGAGATGTACGGGTTCAGAAGGGGCATGGTCTCACCTCTCGATGGTTTCTGCCGGGGGCCCGGCGACGCCAAGTATTCGCCGCCCCACCGACATTCGCAATGCCTCTTCCCAGGCGCCTCGCGCTCGCGCCTGCCCGAGTCAGTTCGAGCCGACGACCCGCAGGATCTCAGGCCACGCCCGTCTGCCCAGCTCGGCATCAGCAGCCGCCGATCCGCCGCGCGCCATGCGCACGCCGCCGCTCGCCGCCTCCTCACCGGGCAGCAGCAGGCGATGCCCGGCATCCGGATGCCCGATCACCGTCGTGACCAGTCCTGCTGACCGCCGCGCCGCGACGATCGCCTTCGCGAAGGCGTCCGACGGCCAGACCTGATCGTCGCCGCCGACGATCAGCAGCACCTCGCCCTCGATGCGCTCGACAGCGATGCGGGCCACGGTCGCGCGTTCCGCGAAGCGGGTGAGGCTCGAGGCGTAGAGCCCGCGATACGCGGGCGGATCGGCATCCGGAAGCCAGTCCGGGTCGAACGGCGTGAACGGCACCGGCTCGCCCGCGAGCGTCCAGTGCGACGACCATGCGCCCTCGTGCGCGCCGGCCCACACGACGGATGTCGGAGCGACCGCGATCACCCCGTCGACAGGACTGACAGTCGCCGTCAGCAGCGCCGCCTCGGCGCCGAACGACGTGCCGAACACGACCACCCGATCGCACTCCTGGCGCAATTCTTCGAGATGCTCGACGAACAACTCGACAGGAACCTCATGCGGTACCGGCCGCTGACCCTCGCCGCCGAACCAGCGCATCGCCAGCACGCGTGCGCCGTGCGCCGCGAGCAGCCCGGCCCGCTCGGTCTCGATCCGTCCGCTGGAGCCCGCCAGCAGCAGAACCCCTGTGCCGCTCGGCGTCGTCGGGTGCGCATCGAACCGGTCGGCCTCGGCGAGCACCATCACGCCTCACGCGGCGGGTTGTGCACGAACTCGAGCCGGATGCCGCTCTCATCCTCGACGAAAGACGCGTAGTACCGGTCGCTGAATCGCGTGTAGATCTTGGGCTCGCGCACGGCCGTCCACCCGGCATCCATCGCCACGCGGTGCAGCTCATCGACCTCGTCACGCGAGCCGACAGCGAACGCGAGATGCTGCCAGCCGGCCTCGCCGTGTCGGTGCGGCACGGCGTCGGCGTCGTCGCGGATCTGAAAGACGATGAACTCGGTCTCGTCGCCGTTGTGCCACGAGATGCCGTGCTCGGCCTCGACGCCGACCGAGTATCCGAGCGCGGTCAGCACCGGATGGAACTGCTGTCGTGCTCGCTCGATGTCGAGAACGGATATGCCGAGGTGGTCGAGAAGCGCCATGCTGTTCAGTCTGTCGCACCCTGGCGCGGATGCCCCACGGTCCGGGCGCGCCGGTGCCTCAGTGCGGTGCGTGGTACTCCGCGGTCCCGCGCTTCCAGTAGCCCTTCACGACGGCGTTCGCCACGTCGACTCCCCAGCGGGTGAGCAGCGCACGACCTGGTCTGACGATCGACTGCTCGGCGGCGATGAACACGAAGGGGTCTTCGCTCACGGCATCCGCCTCGCCCAGCTCCTCGATGAACGCGATCAGCGCAGATCCGGCCGGGGCGTCGCCACGGTGCAGCCACTCGACGGCGACAGGAGCGTCCACAGCCACCTGATCGGACTCGGACGCGACCTCGATCACGATCCTCGCGGGCGTCCCCGAAGGGATCATCGCCGCGAAGCGGCGAATCGCCGGGATCGCGGTCTCGTCACCCACGAGCAGCCACGATCCCGGCTCACCCGTCAGCACCGCCGACCCGCGCGGGCCGCCCACGCCGACGAACGAGCCGAGGGGAGCGGACGCCGCCCACGGAGCGCCCACGCCCTCATCGCCGTGCACGGCGAACTCGACATCGAGCCAGTTCTCTCCCCACGCGAGCGGGGTGTACTCGCGGCTGGGCGAGGCGCGAAGCTCGTCGACCGACGAGGTGGGGCCGGCCGCGAAGAACAGGCGCATGTGGTCGTCTGCGCCGAGAGATGCGAACCCCGCGAGCTCGGCGCCGGCAAGGCGCACACGCACGTAATTCGGCGCGAGCCACTCACGCGATTCCAGGGTCGCCGCGCGGAAGCGCAGATCGAGGCCCTGTCGTTCGATCGAGAAACCGGATTTCACATCGCTCATAAAGTAAGGCTAACCTAAGTCGCGGCGAGGACGGACTCGCTTCCGCGCAGCTCGCGCACCACCCCGCAGAACAGGAGACTCTCCATGTCCATGCCCCGAATCATCGGCGGAACCGCTCTCGGTCTCGTCAGCATCCTCGCACTCGCAGGCTGCTCCACCGGCCCCGCTGCCGAAGCCGAAGAGGCCGCGCCCAAGACCGCGAGCACCGTCACCGTCGAAGACAACAACGGCACGCACAAGATCTCCACCCCGCCGAAGTCGGTCGTCGCGACAGACAACCGCA is a window of Microbacterium esteraromaticum DNA encoding:
- a CDS encoding MFS transporter encodes the protein MTAAIRGLALGSLAGIVGFLAFVEFTSGVLQGYYTPMLTDIARHLGIHDADVNWLEGAQLMLSALVVPAFAKLGDMVGHRRMLLIATALTAGAALVLPFTDSFLVFLVGWALMGFYVVWLPLEIALIWSRTRPRNERAIVVARAAGLLVAALEGGAIIGALAGGALVDRLPLQVVLLIPAVMIIACFFVILFGVEESPELTGGRLDVVGLSLIAIALLAFTGGLGLLRLPGGVTSWWSWAVLVLGIALIVPFVRWELRHDDPVIEVRMFRSPALRPVFVTAALFGVSMLGAQAPLATFARTDPVANGYGLGTTGFTTSVIIGIYLVGMITGALTYPVVARRLSPRVALIAACVFIGIGFLLFLPLHSAYLQVVVNMTVVGIGSGALIAALPVAAASAARSTQTGVATGLNNTSKTLGGAIASCIFGIALLNGVTVGGSGSTAGSLTGYMTVWIVCGVTALAAALVLFFVPKHTFTDPAAVREPAG
- a CDS encoding TetR/AcrR family transcriptional regulator translates to MPKIVDHAERRALIIDALFRVIVRDGVGGVSLRQVAAEAQVTAGMVQHYFTSKDDLMAFAMTSASARYEQRIGTSVAALGDSPSPGAVVRAVLANFISQSQDELHDGRIGLQFQAYAATRDDLSRSLQQGDAQLRTWLADLIAKATEVDEATASIRAVGLLATAEGLGLTVLSAGLTAPEALAALDAQLSANGIR
- a CDS encoding VOC family protein, whose translation is MATFDHLGITVDDVSSASAQFHPVLEALGYTRAHNADDHAYWVLEGEPEILLYTAREKGTGPHVHGRVGLQHLAFAVDSREEVDRIHAIAMSAGWNEVRAPKDYPRFSDRYYASFVEDANGIRLEIMHNPPRQA
- a CDS encoding VOC family protein encodes the protein MPLLNPYISFRDNAREALEHYHEVLGGDLQIMTFGSMPEMGYEPNESELVMHGQLTTEDGMVLMASDTPSSMEFQAPRGLSISVGGSEAERLRAIWDGLLDGGTATIPLAPAPWGGDFGMLVDRFGVAWMVSIDASS
- a CDS encoding alpha/beta fold hydrolase, translated to MVLAEADRFDAHPTTPSGTGVLLLAGSSGRIETERAGLLAAHGARVLAMRWFGGEGQRPVPHEVPVELFVEHLEELRQECDRVVVFGTSFGAEAALLTATVSPVDGVIAVAPTSVVWAGAHEGAWSSHWTLAGEPVPFTPFDPDWLPDADPPAYRGLYASSLTRFAERATVARIAVERIEGEVLLIVGGDDQVWPSDAFAKAIVAARRSAGLVTTVIGHPDAGHRLLLPGEEAASGGVRMARGGSAAADAELGRRAWPEILRVVGSN
- a CDS encoding VOC family protein; translation: MALLDHLGISVLDIERARQQFHPVLTALGYSVGVEAEHGISWHNGDETEFIVFQIRDDADAVPHRHGEAGWQHLAFAVGSRDEVDELHRVAMDAGWTAVREPKIYTRFSDRYYASFVEDESGIRLEFVHNPPREA
- a CDS encoding siderophore-interacting protein encodes the protein MSDVKSGFSIERQGLDLRFRAATLESREWLAPNYVRVRLAGAELAGFASLGADDHMRLFFAAGPTSSVDELRASPSREYTPLAWGENWLDVEFAVHGDEGVGAPWAASAPLGSFVGVGGPRGSAVLTGEPGSWLLVGDETAIPAIRRFAAMIPSGTPARIVIEVASESDQVAVDAPVAVEWLHRGDAPAGSALIAFIEELGEADAVSEDPFVFIAAEQSIVRPGRALLTRWGVDVANAVVKGYWKRGTAEYHAPH